From a single Rhodococcus qingshengii JCM 15477 genomic region:
- a CDS encoding ABC1 kinase family protein — MDLMVWIVTTPFLAAALAGVMRRTLGTRVGWPRTLAVAVIALSVGVPLSGYVATLAGIASQDDQLLVSVGTALIFFGVVALWVFAACLAALVFLEVVLPTGSIPGPPEALQRSRKSWRRTKRYVQIMGIVVRAGGGPALRAGPSAPQFGDALVEVINRCGVTFVKLGQILGTRDDLIPPQLARTLSSLQSSARPADPVRIAELLASELGDAPESVFAWFDVEPFAAASVAQVHSARTVEGVDVVVKVQRPEASAQVSVDCDIFLRVSSRAETRFPWARDIGVHRLAGGLVTSLLEELDYRTEAANTGAIASTMSNRPDIVVPHIYPNLSSGRVLVMERLHGTPLSDGESALTGLDRDTRSSIANELLASLLDGIFVHGVFHADLHPGNIMILDDGRVGLLDFGAVGVLDGETRILFAVLLNAALAGDPVATVDAMLMAFDVPPEVDRGALRHQVGREITLLSVQPNISMASFARMFTVLREHRIGVPGDVAAAFRSLASLERALRLLDPQIDLVAAVRAEVPRLLTHVASPTAAAQAILSTTAVTTAVVRRLPGQLDQIATSIASGSFTLRTRSVAHPDDRRWLRRSANNALGMAAGVTALIVAAILLFVPGGPQLTPQLSGYALVSAVLGFVGVVLCMRTVFRLFTLDNR, encoded by the coding sequence ATGGACTTGATGGTCTGGATCGTCACGACGCCATTTCTTGCAGCAGCACTGGCGGGCGTGATGCGACGAACGCTGGGGACGAGAGTCGGATGGCCGCGAACCCTTGCGGTCGCGGTGATAGCACTCTCGGTGGGGGTTCCACTGTCGGGATACGTCGCAACACTTGCAGGAATTGCCAGCCAGGACGATCAACTTCTGGTGAGCGTAGGAACAGCGCTCATATTCTTCGGAGTTGTCGCGCTCTGGGTGTTCGCAGCATGCCTGGCCGCATTGGTTTTCCTCGAAGTTGTCCTTCCAACAGGGTCCATCCCCGGACCGCCAGAAGCATTGCAGCGCAGCCGCAAATCGTGGCGACGAACCAAGCGATACGTCCAGATCATGGGCATCGTCGTGCGAGCGGGAGGCGGGCCCGCTCTCCGTGCTGGGCCATCAGCGCCTCAGTTCGGGGACGCGCTGGTGGAAGTAATCAACCGGTGCGGTGTCACTTTCGTCAAGCTGGGACAGATCCTCGGCACGCGAGACGACCTCATACCACCCCAGTTGGCTCGCACTCTCTCGTCTCTGCAAAGTTCGGCACGACCGGCTGATCCAGTCCGCATTGCGGAGCTACTGGCATCGGAACTCGGCGACGCACCAGAGTCGGTGTTCGCATGGTTCGATGTGGAGCCGTTCGCCGCCGCCTCTGTCGCACAGGTACATTCCGCGCGCACCGTTGAAGGCGTCGACGTTGTGGTGAAGGTTCAACGGCCCGAGGCGAGCGCACAAGTGAGCGTGGATTGCGATATCTTCCTTCGCGTGTCATCCCGCGCGGAGACCCGTTTTCCCTGGGCACGCGATATCGGCGTTCACCGACTCGCCGGGGGCCTCGTCACGTCACTGCTCGAGGAACTCGACTACCGCACCGAAGCAGCGAATACCGGCGCGATTGCTTCCACCATGTCGAACCGCCCGGATATCGTCGTTCCGCACATCTACCCCAACCTCAGTAGCGGACGGGTGCTCGTGATGGAACGTCTTCACGGCACACCGCTCTCCGACGGTGAGTCGGCGCTCACCGGCCTCGACCGCGACACCCGCAGCAGCATCGCCAACGAACTTCTTGCGTCGTTGCTCGACGGGATCTTTGTCCACGGCGTGTTTCACGCGGACCTGCACCCCGGCAACATCATGATCCTCGATGACGGCCGGGTCGGGCTCCTCGACTTCGGCGCAGTAGGGGTTCTGGACGGCGAGACACGGATCTTGTTCGCCGTGCTCCTCAACGCTGCCCTCGCAGGTGATCCGGTGGCGACAGTCGACGCGATGCTGATGGCATTCGACGTACCGCCCGAAGTTGATCGCGGAGCACTACGTCACCAGGTGGGCCGAGAGATCACCCTGCTCAGTGTCCAACCCAATATTTCCATGGCATCGTTCGCGCGAATGTTCACCGTGCTTCGAGAACACCGAATCGGAGTGCCGGGAGACGTCGCCGCCGCTTTCCGTTCGCTCGCGTCTTTGGAGCGCGCCCTGCGGCTCCTGGATCCGCAGATCGACCTCGTCGCTGCTGTACGGGCCGAAGTACCCCGACTGTTGACCCATGTCGCCAGCCCGACTGCAGCCGCGCAGGCAATCCTGTCGACGACGGCGGTCACAACCGCGGTGGTCAGGCGCCTGCCTGGTCAGCTCGATCAGATCGCGACCTCGATCGCGTCGGGAAGCTTCACACTTCGCACTCGCTCGGTCGCACACCCCGACGACAGGCGATGGCTACGACGGTCGGCGAACAACGCCCTGGGTATGGCGGCGGGGGTGACCGCGCTGATTGTCGCGGCGATCCTTCTGTTCGTACCTGGCGGACCACAACTCACACCTCAGCTGTCGGGCTATGCACTCGTGAGTGCGGTACTGGGCTTCGTCGGCGTCGTTCTGTGCATGCGGACCGTGTTCCGTTTGTTCACACTCGACAACCGGTAA